From Pyrenophora tritici-repentis strain M4 chromosome 1, whole genome shotgun sequence, the proteins below share one genomic window:
- a CDS encoding VID27, Protein involved in vacuole import and degradation — protein sequence MFMLRNLSKFVFGDSSKETLVEIPQGQLYIVRPRSVKGYSELIFKDAAATIRRTGQEFQYQLVVQRAYEEGEEDLLAEENEDAALEALAGDKDEKTFLLDEDLQFRDDVRSTGERIFAWRDLSGDIDDIWEFVCDASIKPETAALFERVALQCQYERKFRRSREHATEDDLAALAYYEEPIPDASPVISPTSSAIFTRPIEPPTAEELFPNTTKENMKKKVAGKELVPAKEEATAAPPSAAQPAAQETLAEGDAELHLFDFPSGTFVKQDAKVNVTVTEIGNWNYWLHIVGEEREWLGQPIVEDINPVFNYEYQSFIFNHYLDDGSAYSWLLKFKNQEELENIQQGVMQALWEHLNKVKWGKAKDTDREYVLEAFQDMTMEDAPDQEEEEEESEDEYESTNEQRSEHYDSDESEEDVETGPKDGDENSQLAVGYKHDRSFVVRGDKIGVFKHTPDNQLQFSTAITNIKTPGGKAFNPDKVMLHQQDRDMILQTLDNPNNLYRMDLETGTVVDEWKVHDDIPVKVFAPENKFAQMSGEQTFLGLSDNALFRVDPRLAGNKLVDDQLKQYATKNAFSAAATTEKGHIAVASEKGDIRLFDRLGINAKTLIPALGDPIIGMDVSADGRWVLATTRTYLLLIDALQKGGKNDGKLGFEKSFAKDDKPQPRRLALTPAHVAQFQHETKAPISFTTARFNTGLDDKETTIITATGPFIITWSMKKVLANRRDPYNIKRYAEQVKADNFKFGSDKNLIVALPNQVDMVAKRALQRPTRESIAMPSRVGGGAGRRSGVRGSYLGRNDIVDSPY from the exons ATGTTTATGCTCCGAAACC TGAGTAAATTTGTCTTTGGCGACAGCTCCAAGGAAACTCTTGTCGAAATCCCCCAGGGCCAGCTTTATATTGTTCGCCCCCGCTCAGTCAAGGGCTACTCAGAGCTCATCTTCAAAGACGCTGCCGCTACTATCCGGCGCACCGGTCAGGAGTTCCAGTACCAGCTTGTTGTCCAGCGTGCATACGAAGAAGGTGAGGAGGATCTGCTCGCCGAAGAGAACGAAGACGCCGCACTAGAAGCGCTCGCCGGCGACAAGGACGAGAAGACTTTCCTTCTTGACGAGGACCTACAGTTTCGCGACGACGTTCGCTCGACTGGTGAGAGGATCTTTGCGTGGCGCGACCTGAGTGGCGACATCGACGATATCTGGGAGTTTGTTTGCGACGCTTCTATCAAGCCCGAGACTGCTGCTCTGTTTGAGCGCGTAGCTCTACAGTGCCAATACGAGCGCAAGTTTAGACGAAGCCGCGAACACGCGACCGAGGACGATCTCGCCGCCCTAGCCTACTACGAAGAGCCCATACCCGACGCGAGCCCCGTCATCAGCCCGACAAGCTCGGCCATTTTCACTCGACCCATCGAACCTCCAACCGCCGAAGAGCTCTTTCCCAACACAACTAAAGAAAACATGAAGAAGAAGGTGGCAGGAAAGGAGCTGGTGCCGGCCAAGGAGGAAGCTACAGCTGCTCCGCCGTCTGCTGCACAGCCAGCAGCTCAGGAGACGTTGGCTGAGGGCGATGCCGAGCTTCATTTGTTCGACTTTCCCTCGGGCACCTTTGTGAAACAAGATGCCAAGGTCAACGTCACAGTGACGGAGATTGGTAACTGGAACTACTGGCTACACATTGTTGGTGAAGAGCGCGAATGGCTCGGACAGCCCATCGTCGAGGACATCAACCCCGTCTTCAACTATGAATACCAATCTTTCATCTTCAACCACTACCTCGACGATGGCTCAGCATACTCATGGCTTTTGAAATTCAAGAATCAAGAGGAGCTCGAAAACATCCAGCAGGGTGTGATGCAGGCTCTCTGGGAGCACTTGAACAAGGTCAAATGGGGTAAGGCAAAGGACACCGACCGTGAATACGTTCTGGAAGCTTTCCAGGATATGACTATGGAAGATGCGCCAGAccaggaagaagaggaggaagagagCGAAGACGAGTACGAGAGCACCAACGAGCAGCGGAGCGAACACTACGACTCGGATGAGTCAGAAGAGGACGTTGAGACTGGTCCCAAGGATGGTGATGAGAACTCGCAGCTGGCTGTTGGTTACAAACACGACAGGTCGTTCGTTGTGCGTGGTGACAAGATTGGTGTGTTCAAGCATACTCCGGACAACCAACTACAATTCTCGACTGCCATCACGAACATCAAGACTCCAGGCGGTAAAGCGTTCAATCCTGACAAGGTCATGCTTCATCAGCAGGATCGGGATATGATTCTGCAGACCCTGGACAACCCGAACAACCTCTACCGGATGGATCTCGAGACCGGCACTGTCGTCGATGAGTGGAAGGTTCACGATGATATCCCTGTCAAGGTCTTTGCACCAGAGAAC AAATTTGCCCAGATGAGCGGTGAACAAACCTTCTTGGGTCTATCCGACAATGCTCTTTTCCGTGTAGATCCCCGCCTGGCCGGCAACAAGCTTGTTGATGATCAGCTCAAGCAATATGCAACAAAGAATGCATTCTCCGCCGCTGCCACAACCGAAAAGGGCCACATCGCCGTCGCATCCGAGAAAGGAGACATCCGTCTATTCGACCGTCTCGGCATCAACGCCAAAACTCTCATCCCCGCCCTCGGCGACCCCATCATCGGCATGGACGTCTCAGCCGACGGTCGCTGGGTGCTTGCCACCACCCGAACCTACCTCCTCCTCATTGACGCGCTTCAAAAAGGCGGCAAAAACGATGGCAAACTGGGCTTCGAAAAGTCGTTCGCCAAAGACGACAAACCCCAACCCCGGCGCCTCGCCCTCACACCCGCCCACGTCGCACAATTTCAACACGAAACAAAAGCCCCCATCTCCTTCACCACTGCGCGCTTCAACACTGGTCTCGATGACAAGGAAACTACAATCATCACTGCTACAGGCCCATTCATCATCACGTGGAGTATGAAGAAGGTCCTTGCTAACCGCAGGGATCCGTATAACATTAAGCGCTATGCTGAGCAGGTCAAGGCTGATAATTTCAAGTTTGGGTCAGACAAGAATTTGATTGTGGCATTGCCGAATCAGGTTGATATGGTGGCGAAGAGGGCGTTGCAGAGGCCGACGAGGGAGAGCATTGCTATGCCTAGTCGTGTTGGTGGGGGTGCGGGACGGAGGAGTGGGGTGAGGGGTAGTTATCTTGGGAGGAATGATATTGTTGATAGTCCGTACTAG
- a CDS encoding ProP, Permease major facilitator superfamily, which translates to MATEYVQQPTTRDFAAEQPTTTRDSASSTTRVDAPLHRTPTIEDIVNLPLRTLSNDAALEEYTQETLSGHMLREVRSRAGKVEKYDLVTFTIDDKENPKNWSKAYKWWCTMCVAVTCFAVAFNSAVITADLGGVSKEFRVSEEVALLTITLFVVGFGVGPMAFAPASEIWGRRPVYGVTLALAVIFTIPGAVAQNIGTLLVTRFIAGVAFSAPMTLVGGTLADMWRSEERGVPMAAFSAAPFIGPGVGPLVGGYLSQAGGWRWLYWIQLILSAVVWVLITFTVPETYAPTILAKRAKKMRKETGDDRFVTEQDLDMRPFSQRLQLFLLRPFQLLFRELIVFLISVYMSVLYGLLYMFFVAYPIVYEKTKGWSAGSVGLMFIPLICGVLLSAACAPLVNKHYLKLSEKHNGHPPAEVRLIPMMCSCWFIPIGVFIFAWTSQKETHWAGPAFGGGSVGFGFIFLYNSANNYLVDSYQHQAASALAAKTFLRSFWGAAAVLFTNQMYDRLGNQWASSLLAFIGLACCAIPFIFYFYGAKIRAQSHYAYSEETESKAHEKQVA; encoded by the coding sequence ATGGCGACCGAATACGTCCAACAACCCACAACCCGGGACTTTGCCGCCGAGCAGCCCACCACCACCCGCGACTCTGCATCCTCGACGACCCGAGTAGATGCACCCCTCCACCGCACCCCTACAATCGAAGACATTGTCAACCTCCCCCTCCGCACCCTCTCCAACGATGCCGCGCTAGAAGAATACACGCAAGAAACGCTCTCGGGCCACATGCTCCGCGAAGTCCGGTCTAGAGCGGGAAAGGTGGAAAAGTATGATCTCGTCACTTTCACCATCGACGACAAGGAGAACCCCAAGAACTGGAGTAAGGCATACAAGTGGTGGTGTACCATGTGTGTAGCCGTAACCTGTTTCGCCGTCGCCTTCAACTCTGCTGTCATAACCGCGGATCTAGGGGGTGTGAGCAAAGAGTTTAGGGTGAGCGAGGAGGTAGCTCTGTTGACGATTACATTGTTCGTCGTGGGGTTTGGTGTTGGGCCCATGGCATTTGCGCCGGCGTCTGAGATCTGGGGACGCAGGCCAGTGTATGGGGTTACACTTGCGTTGGCTGTGATTTTCACGATTCCAGGGGCTGTGGCACAGAATATTGGGACGTTGCTTGTCACGAGGTTTATTGCTGGTGTGGCGTTTTCGGCGCCGATGACATTGGTGGGAGGGACGTTGGCGGATATGTGGAGGTCGGAGGAGAGGGGAGTTCCTATGGCGGCGTTCAGTGCGGCTCCATTCATTGGTCCTGGAGTTGGGCCGTTGGTTGGTGGATACTTGAGTCAAGCTGGTGGATGGCGCTGGCTTTACTGGATTCAGCTTATCCTCAGCGCTGTTGTTTGGGTGTTGATCACTTTTACGGTTCCGGAGACGTATGCTCCTACGATTTTGGCTAAGAGGGCGAAGAAGATGCGTAAAGAGACGGGTGATGACAGGTTTGTCACGGAACAGGATCTCGACATGCGACCTTTCAGCCAGCGCCTCCAGCTCTTCCTTCTACGACCGTTCCAGCTACTCTTCCGCGAACTCATCGTTTTCCTCATCTCGGTTTACATGTCGGTCCTGTACGGACTTCTGTACATGTTCTTCGTCGCTTATCCTATCGTATATGAGAAGACAAAGGGCTGGAGCGCCGGGTCTGTCGGATTGATGTTCATCCCCCTCATCTGTGGCGTTTTACTATCGGCTGCCTGCGCGCCATTGGTCAACAAACACTATCTCAAGCTCTCAGAGAAGCACAACGGACACCCGCCAGCCGAAGTACGGCTAATTCCTATGATGTGCTCCTGCTGGTTCATCCCGATTGGTGTCTTCATCTTCGCGTGGACCAGTCAGAAGGAGACACATTGGGCTGGCCCTGCATTTGGAGGCGGCTCTGTGGGATTCGGCTTCATCTTCCTTTACAACTCGGCCAACAACTACCTCGTCGACTCGTACCAGCACCAGGCCGCGTCTGCTCTGGCGGCCAAGACATTCTTGCGAAGCTTCTGGGGTGCAGCTGCGGTCTTGTTTACGAACCAGATGTATGACCGTCTCGGCAATCAGTGGGCCAGTTCGCTTCTCGCCTTCATCGGCTTGGCGTGCTGTGCGATTCCATTTATCTTTTACTTTTACGGGGCCAAGATCCGAGCACAGTCGCACTATGCGTATAGCGAAGAGACCGAGAGCAAGGCACATGAGAAGCAGGTTGCATAG
- a CDS encoding DltE, Short-chain dehydrogenase produces MPIRSDWSLAREGVTGDTFTRLLRYTVLNPALTVPLFLLARYTKQGNAVADDFPSVFKHLKTLVGLGLLGTANGWLSRGVTNNWKSDEYVWSKEVVVVTGGSDGIGKIVVQLLAEKGIKVAVLDVQDMTYVLRISGFSPAPPSVQFFKCDLSSPSAIASTADAIRSSLGNPTILINNAGVARGKTILDSTEKDINLTFRVNSMSHYYLVQQFLPHMIKTNHGMIVTVASVAGYLSAPSMVDYASSKAAAIAFHEGLSAELVDVYKAPKVRTVLMCQGYTRTKLFEGFGQRGVLWPETVAEGIVKAVLSGKSAHVTLPENMWFLLPPLRGWPLWMQYGMRKRLGKLMKGWKGRQVVQPSEVEGEESEKKVEESAVLVG; encoded by the exons GCGCGCGAAG GCGTTACCGGCGATACATTTACACGACTGCTGCGGTACACAGTTCTCAACCCCGCGCTCACGGTCCCTCTGTTTCTACTCGCGCGCTACACAAAACAGGGCAATGCCGTCGCGGACGACTTTCCCAGCGTGTTCAAGCACTTGAAGACGCTGGTTGGATTGGGTCTGCTAGGCACGGCCAACGGGTGGCTCAGCCGGGGTGTAACGAATAACTGGAAGAGCGACGAGTATGTGTGGAGTAAGGAAGTTGTAGTTGTGACGGGAGGCAGCGATGGCATTGGAAAGATTGTCGTACAGTTGCTTGCTGAGAAGGGGATTAAAGTCGCTGTACTGGATGTGCAGGATATGACTTAtgtgttgagaatatctgggttcagtccag CACCCCCATCCGTCCAGTTCTTCAAATGCGACCTTTCTTCCCCCTCCGCCATCGCCTCCACCGCCGACGCCATCCGCTCCTCTCTCGGCAACCCCACAATCCTCATCAACAACGCCGGCGTCGCGCGTGGAAAAACTATCCTCGACTCAACCGAGAAAGACATCAACCTCACGTTTCGTGTAAATAGCATGTCGCACTACTACCTGGTGCAGCAATTCCTCCCCCACATGATCAAAACCAACCACGGCATGATCGTAACCGTTGCCTCAGTCGCCGGCTACCTCTCCGCGCCCTCCATGGTCGACTACGCATCCTCCAAAGCCGCGGCTATCGCTTTCCACGAAGGTCTCTCTGCGGAATTGGTCGATGTGTACAAGGCGCCTAAAGTGCGCACTGTGCTCATGTGCCAGGGATATACTCGTACCAAGTTGTTCGAGGGATTCGGACAGAGGGGTGTGCTGTGGCCGGAGACTGTGGCTGAGGGCATTGTGAAGGCGGTGCTTAGTGGCAAGAGTGCGCATGTTACGTTACCGGAGAATATGTGGTTTTTGCTGCCGCCGCTGAGGGGCTGGCCGCTTTGGATGCAGTATGGGATGAGGAAGAGACTGGGGAAGTTGATGAAGGGGTGGAAGGGACGGCAGGTTGTGCAGCCTAGTGAGGTTGAAGGCGAGGAGAGCGAGAAGAAGGTGGAGGAGAGTGCTGTGCTTGTTGGGTAG
- a CDS encoding Fungal-trans multi-domain protein has protein sequence MDDLKEQHHSHTPNGFMQDTPPRADVDEILRRKRKAREYKACYPCRQRKVKCDQNVPCKTCVVREHPELCTYHPPSESHPPAKRIHLGIGQNNGHDFSNGLVHIHGGTVTLPREDWERICGKLQQAEKSLNDLKNAVGSVAEIPPPMNGFSPGDGSGNTPLAAAAPMDGEQSHVRTQGIHTRNDITGQTIHIGPSSVPALVMALGRGDTQWAPGVQDLLGKKSMLPIFGLDNESATYPFVDLWGLPHGSIMRAQELANALPSDTECLSFFRSYRETAHTVYPAVADIEAIESDLLLFLINRASSQGNTGISDQQIHGKDFHWIGLVFAILASGCQCSSLSRRERELTSQVYVCCSFECLRFTNFLSHANIENIQTLLILGNVISNNMNAGVAWSLMGLTVRLSQTLGLHRQCPPSTPVQQRVARSKTWWALLWQDSLLSVSYDRASSTTTIDHTVPMSQHTAPGTRTYVESMYRLCKVGLDIVRERQRPQNSHDALMRITEHRNELQEIMIDAADYLKDSRRCRSMRDQLEHWALYLHISYVTSELCRPAISPATANLDLSKTLRKTCIDSLTNTVEAFLGLQNMTPFATRSWSAVHRSLSSALLLGILGEHNRNERARGLLQNVIQVLTDVTKDVDPAELATPITRSVSALERLLSITSTHNRKASESGSQASPTMHVFTAQDINNALNGDSDNMFSQSPLLGLELDSSPYALMESIVWGAQKTP, from the exons ATGGACGACCTGAAGGAGCAGCACCATTCACATACGCCCAATGGATTCATGCAAGACACACCGCCACGTGCCGATGTGGACGAGATCTTGCGGCGGAAGCGGAAAGCGAGGGAATATAAG GCTTGCTATCCGTGTCGACAGCGCAAGGTCAAATGTGACCAGAACGTGCCTTGTAAGACATGCGTCGTCCGCGAACATCCCGAACTGTGTACCTACCACCCACCGAGCGAGTCGCATCCGCCTGCGAAACGAATACACCTTGGTATTGGACAGAACAACGGCCATGACTTTTCCAATGGCTTGGTGCATATTCACGGCGGTACAGTCACATTGCCGCGAGAG GACTGGGAACGCATCTGCGGCAAACTTCAACAGGCTGAAAAGTCACTCAATGATCTGAAGAATGCCGTCGGCAGCGTCGCAGAGATTCCCCCACCCATGAATGGCTTCTCTCCTGGCGATGGCTCTGGTAACACTCCCTTGGCGGCGGCAGCGCCTATGGACGGCGAGCAGAGCCATGTCCGCACTCAGGGCATACACACGCGCAACGACATCACCGGCCAAACCATACACATCGGACCCAGCTCCGTACCCGCTCTGGTCATGGCTCTCGGACGGGGGGATACACAATGGGCGCCGGGAGTACAAGATCTGCTAGGCAAGAAGAGCATGCTGCCCATCTTTGGCCTGGACAACGAGAGCGCTACATACCCGTTCGTGGACCTCTGGGGACTACCGCACGGATCGATAATGCGCGCCCAAGAACTAGCGAATGCCCTACCGAGCGATACCGAATGCCTCAGCTTCTTCCGAAGTTATCGAGAAACGGCACATACCGTCTACCCCGCCGTTGCCGACATCGAGGCCATCGAATCAGATCTCCTGTTGTTTCTGATCAACCGCGCAAGCTCACAGGGCAATACCGGCATATCAGATCAACAGATACACGGCAAGGACTTTCACTGGATAGGCCTAGTCTTTGCCATTCTAGCTTCGGGATGCCAGTGCTCAAGTCTGTCGCGACGAGAGAGGGAGTTGACATCTCAGGTCTACGTGTGTTGCAGCTTCGAGTGCCTGCGCTTCACAAACTTCCTGTCGCATGCGAACATCGAGAACATTCAGACCCTCCTGATTCTTGGCAACGTCATCTCGAACAATATGAATGCTGGCGTAGCGTGGAGCCTAATGGGGCTGACGGTACGACTATCGCAGACGCTAGGGCTACATCGGCAATGTCCTCCGTCAACACCCGTGCAACAGAGAGTCGCGCGGAGTAAGACATGGTGGGCACTGCTATGGCAAGACTCATTGCTGTCTGTCTCATACGACCGGGCCTCGTCGACCACAACCATTGATCATACCGTGCCCATGAGCCAGCACACGGCGCCAGGGACACGGACTTATGTTGAGAGTATGTATCGCCTGTGCAAGGTGGGCCTCGATATCGTGCGCGAGCGTCAACGGCCGCAAAACTCCCACGACGCTCTGATGAGGATAACTGAGCACCGCAACGAGCTCCAGGAGATCATGATTGATGCAGCAGACTATCTCAAAGACTCTAGGCGATGTAGGTCGATGCGCGATCAACTGGAACACTGGGCATTGTACCTCCACATCTCATACGTGACCTCTGAGCTCTGTCGTCCTGCTATCAGCCCAGCCACTGCCAACCTCGATCTTTCGAAAACGCTGCGAAAAACATGCATCGACAGCCTCACCAACACTGTTGAGGCCTTCCTCGGTCTGCAAAATATGACACCGTTCGCTACTCGTTCGTGGTCTGCCGTACATCGTTCTTTGAGTTCAGCACTCCTGCTTGGTATTCTCGGCGAACATAACCGTAACGAACGCGCGCGAGGTTTACTCCAGAACGTGATCCAGGTTCTCACCGACGTAACCAAAGACGTCGATCCTGCCGAACTGGCTACGCCCATTACACGATCCGTATCTGCGCTCGAGCGGCTGCTAAGTATCACATCGACGCACAACCGCAAAGCGAGCGAGTCGGGTTCACAGGCTTCACCCACGATGCATGTCTTTACAGCGCAGGACATCAACAACGCTCTGAACGGGGACTCTGACAACATGTTCTCGCAGTCACCGCTGCTTGGCCTGGAACTTGATTCTTCGCCCTATGCGCTCATGGAGAGCATCGTGTGGGGCGCGCAGAAGACTCCCTGA